The following proteins are encoded in a genomic region of Periophthalmus magnuspinnatus isolate fPerMag1 chromosome 23, fPerMag1.2.pri, whole genome shotgun sequence:
- the gpr19 gene encoding probable G-protein coupled receptor 19 has translation MVYSKPSQSINPSIYSPAFSSYMSFNFSERENSSAPASLPTTPLCSTEGALTIQPNGTLDESELTSGEVAVLGLVFGIIWLVSILGNALVCLVIHRSRRTQSTTNYFVVSMACADLLMSLGCAPFGLLQVASGQWPLSAVVCKIVRYLQHLCPGVQVYVLLSISVDRFYTIVYPLSFKVSREKAKKMIVASWLFGSVFVSPCFFFYGFTTANSSTSHCDLFLPLGWAGIVYAVLHLLLSFMAPVALIVFFYQRVIRYIWRISADGHTVRRTMNIVPRTKVKTIKMFLMLNSVFFLSWTPFYVAQMWHPIDSHSTNRQRLLFFAAIIWISFSSTAAKPTLYCVYNANFRRGMRETFCMSSMKCYRSNAYTITASSRMAKKNYVGVVDLPVQSKTVTKDSVYESFDREAKDKKVAWPTNSNPSNTFV, from the coding sequence ATGGTTTATTCTAAGCCATCACAATCAATCAATCCCTCCATTTATTCACCAGCCTTTTCATCTTACATGTCATTTAACTTCTCTGAAAGAGAAAACTCAAGTGCCCCAGCTTCCTTGCCCACAACTCCCCTCTGCAGCACTGAAGGCGCACTAACCATTCAACCAAATGGGACCTTAGATGAAAGTGAACTGACCTCTGGGGAGGTGGCCGTCTTGGGTTTGGTGTTTGGTATCATATGGCTGGTGTCCATTTTGGGAAATGCCCTGGTCTGTCTGGTCATCCACAGGAGCCGAAGGACTCAGTCGACCACCAACTACTTTGTGGTGTCTATGGCCTGTGCTGACCTCCTCATGAGCCTGGGATGTGCTCCTTTTGGCCTCCTGCAGGTGGCCTCTGGACAATGGCCACTCAGTGCAGTTGTTTGCAAAATTGTGCGATATTTGCAGCACCTATGTCCAGGTGTTCAGGTATATGTCCTGCTTTCTATCTCTGTGGACCGCTTCTATACAATTGTCTATCCCCTCAGCTTCAAGGTTTCCAGGGAGAAGGCCAAGAAGATGATCGTAGCCTCTTGGctgtttggttcagtttttgtatctccatgtttctttttctaTGGCTTCACTACAGCAAATAGTAGCACCAGTCATTGTGACTTATTCCTCCCCCTTGGCTGGGCAGGGATAGTCTATGCTGTGCTTCATCTGCTTTTAAGTTTTATGGCTCCCGTGGCACTGATAGTGTTCTTCTACCAAAGAGTTATTCGCTACATTTGGAGGATCAGTGCTGATGGCCACACAGTGCGTCGAACAATGAATATTGTCCCACGGACTAAAGTCAAGACTATCAAAATGTTTCTGATGCTCAATTcagttttctttctctcctggACACCCTTTTATGTTGCCCAGATGTGGCACCCGATAGACTCTCACAGCACGAACAGACAGAGGCTCTTGTTCTTTGCCGCAATTATCTGGATTTCCTTCAGCTCTACAGCAGCTAAGCCTACCTTGTACTGTGTGTATAACGCAAACTTTAGGAGAGGCATGAGGGAAACCTTTTGCATGTCATCAATGAAATGCTATCGTAGTAATGCCTACACTATCACAGCTAGTTCTCGAATGGCTAAAAAAAACTATGTTGGTGTGGTAGACCTTCCAGTGCAGTCCAAGACAGTGACCAAGGACTCGGTTTATGAATCATTTGATCGAGAGGCAAAAGACAAAAAGGTTGCCTGGCCCACCAATTCCAATCCTTCAAATACTTTTGTATaa
- the crebl2 gene encoding cAMP-responsive element-binding protein-like 2, whose translation MDDNKIMAGKVKKPGKRGRKPAKIDLKAKLERSRQSARECRARKKLRYQYLEELVSSKERAICALREELEMYKQWCSAMDQGKIPSEIKALLTGDEQKIPHNGSNTKASKNSKTTAAMDKPERRNE comes from the exons ATGGACGACAACAAG ATAATGGCTGGAAAAGTGAAGAAACCAGGGAAACGTGGCCGAAAACCTGCTAAGATTGACTTAAAAGCCAAACTGGAGCGCAGTCGTCAAAGTGCTCGTGAATGTAGAGCAAGAAAGAAGCTGCGGTACCAGTATTTAGAGGAACTAGTCTCCAGCAAAGAGAGGGCTATTTGTGCTTTACGGGAGGAGTTGGAGATG TACAAGCAGTGGTGCTCAGCCATGGACCAAGGAAAGATTCCCTCTGAAATAAAGGCCTTGCTAACAGGAGATGAGCAGAAAATCCCTCATAATGGAAGCAACACAAAAGCAtcaaaaaacagcaaaacaactgCAGCGATGGACAAGCCTGAACGTAGAAATGAGTGA
- the dusp16 gene encoding dual specificity protein phosphatase 16 yields MSGGRGAVGSRCTFAVGMQRPRTVRPIGAEALVALLEGGLDGVMLIDSRPFVDYNASHILEAVNVNCSKLMKRRLQQDKVQITELLQHSAKKKLELRGNQEVVVYDQSSSDLAALSPDSFLCVLLLKLEKTFPSVHLLSGGFSEFCHLFPGLCEGKSTCVPSCTSQPCPPATSIGPTRILSHLYLGCQRDVLNKELMQQNEIAYVLNASNTCPKPDFIPDSHFLRVPVNDSFCEKILPWLDRSVEFIEKAKACNARVLVHCLAGISRSATIAIAYIMMRMNMSLDEAYRFVKEKRPTISPNFNFLGQLLDFEKRIKSIKENADEADMLSRPVCDQTCLPGPGADPETPPLPCTLMEPSEEHLLEHLSSVHLFDCPEEGIRLKRSFSLDIKSYGEPPGASGHRGDTGRASAFKETTSKLCQFSPVEEVSEQSTPEQSPDKEEAGAPEAAVKPPKSCSSTLQRSGSVEDSGGRVVFKGSPGGALKGWHSDILLGPVTVSTSSLAGSWFLSSESTRFYSTSAILTGGGFAYNYSHGLEAVRRRSRQRTGDCGDSRRSWHEESSFEKQLKRRSCQMEFGDTRTDSRSREEMVKVGSQSSFSRSMEVIQVS; encoded by the exons aTGTCGGGGGGTCGTGGGGCAGTAGGGAGTAGGTGCACCTTTGCAGTGGGGATGCAGAGGCCCAGGACTGTGCGGCCTATTGGGGCAGAGGCTTTGGTGGCCCTGCTCGAAGGTGGCCTGGATGGAGTGATGCTGATTGACAGCAGGCCTTTTGTGGATTATAATGCGTCGCACATCCTGGAGGCTGTTAATGTCAACTGCTCAAAGCTCATGAAGAGGAGACTTCAGCAGGATAAGGTTCAGATCACAGAGCTGCTACAGCACTCAGCCAAGAAAAAG TTGGAGTTACGGGGCAATCAAGAAGTTGTTGTGTACGATCAAAGTTCTTCAGACCTGGCAGCTCTTAGCCCTGACTCATTCCTTTGTGTGCTGCTGCTCAAGTTAGAGAAGACCTTTCCTTCAGTCCATCTCCTCTCAG GTGGTTTCTCTGAGTTCTGTCACTTGTTCCCGGGGCTGTGTGAAGGGAAATCCACATGTGTGCCGTCATGTACATCCCAGCCCTGTCCCCCAGCAACCAGTATCGGCCCCACTCGCATCCTGTCTCATCTGTATCTGGGCTGCCAGAGGGATGTCCTGAACAAG gagcTGATGCAACAGAATGAAATTGCTTATGTCCTGAATGCCAGTAACACTTGCCCCAAGCCTGACTTCATCCCAGACTCTCACTTTTTGCGAGTTCCCGTCAACGATAGCTTTTGTGAGAAGATCCTGCCTTGGttggacagatctgtggagtttaTTG aGAAGGCCAAAGCTTGCAACGCACGCGTCTTGGTGCATTGTCTGGCTGGCATCTCACGATCTGCTACTATCGCCATCGCCTACATCATGATGAGAATGAACATGTCGCTGGATGAGGCATACAG GTTTGTGAAGGAAAAGAGGCCAACCATATCTCCAAACTTTAACTTCCTGGGTCAGCTCTTGGACTTTGAGAAGAGAATCAAAAGCATCAAAGAGAACGCTGATGAAGCAGATATGCTCTCCAGACCTGTGTGTGACCAAACCTGCCTTCCTGGTCCTGGGGCTGATCCTGAAACCCCCCCTTTGCCTTGTACCCTCATGGAGCCATCCGAAGAGCATCTACTGGAGCACCTGAGCAGTGTGCACCTCTTTGACTGCCCAGAGGAGGGCATAAGACTCAAACGCTCATTCTCACTGGACATTAAGTCTTACGGTGAACCTCCAGGGGCTAgtggacacagaggggacacaggaagggcatcagcTTTTAAAGAGACCACCAGTAAACTGTGCCAGTTCTCCCCAGTGGAGGAGGTGTCAGAGCAGTCGACcccagaacagagtcctgacaAAGAAGAGGCTGGAGCCCCTGAGGCAGCAGTGAAACCTCCCAAAAGCTGTAGCTCCACTCTTCAGCGTAGTGGCAGTGTGGAGGACAGTGGGGGCCGTGTGGTGTTTAAGGGCAGCCCAGGGGGCGCTCTAAAGGGCTGGCACTCGGACATTTTGCTGGGCCCTGTCACTGTGTCCACATCTTCTCTGGCTGGCAGTTGGTTTCTGTCTTCAGAGTCTACACGGTTTTATTCCACGTCAGCCATTTTGACTGGCGGCGGCTTTGCCTACAACTACAGCCACGGCCTGGAGGCGGTGCGGCGTCGCAGCCGCCAGAGGACTGGGGACTGTGGCGACTCACGCCGCAGCTGGCACGAGGAGAGCAGCTTTGAGAAGCAGTTGAAGCGACGCAGCTGTCAGATGGAGTTtggggacacgaggacagacagCCGCTCTCGAGAAGAAATGGTCAAAGTGGGCAGTCAGTCGAGCTTCTCTAGAAGCATGGAGGTCATCCAGGTGTCCTGA